In the Quercus lobata isolate SW786 chromosome 5, ValleyOak3.0 Primary Assembly, whole genome shotgun sequence genome, one interval contains:
- the LOC115992370 gene encoding heat stress transcription factor B-2a-like, with protein MATNVMELNLLGTSQSPRARCPAPFLSKTYDLLEGVADDEDDDDDDKRNIVSWNAEGTGFVVWSPAEFSELMLPKYFKHNNFSSFIRQLNTYGFKKTSSKRWEFKHEKFQKGCRNLLVEITRKKCEPSIFPAYLKASEENTMTAMEENNNHQLLLEENKNLRREKLELQTQIAQFKALEIKLLDYLTQCMGNNQNKVRRLC; from the exons ATGGCAACAAATGTAATGGAGCTAAACCTGCTGGGCACAAGCCAGTCTCCAAGGGCACGATGCCCAGCTCCATTTTTATCGAAGACATATGATTTGCTAGAAGGAGTtgcagatgatgaagatgatgatgatgatgacaagaGAAATATAGTATCATGGAATGCTGAGGGAACTGGATTTGTAGTATGGTCTCCGGCTGAGTTTTCAGAGCTCATGTTGCCTAAATATTTCAAGCACAACAACTTCTCTAGCTTCATTCGCCAACTTAATACATAT GGATTcaagaaaacatcatccaaaaGATGGGAATTCAAGCACGAGAAGTTCCAGAAGGGGTGTAGAAATTTGCTAGTAGAGATCACCAGGAAGAAGTGTGAGCCAAGTATCTTTCCAGCATACCTAAAGGCTTCTGAAGAGAACACCATGACTGCAATGGAGGAAAATAATAATCATCAGCTACTCCTGGAGGAGAACAAGAACCTAAGGAGAGAGAAGTTGGAATTGCAGACTCAAATAGCACAGTTCAAGGCACTAGAAATTAAGTTGTTGGATTACCTAACTCAATGCATGGGAAACAACCAGAATAAAGTTAGGAGGCTATGTTAG